One Trichomycterus rosablanca isolate fTriRos1 chromosome 12, fTriRos1.hap1, whole genome shotgun sequence DNA window includes the following coding sequences:
- the LOC134324044 gene encoding toll-like receptor 8 yields MVAFLISPATCRVGLKFLRSQPCDVHENTTTGTLVFNCRGRGLKYVPNVLRNATSLDLSENNIGNLTMKDLKGLQKLIYLNLGWMNQDHGVNITTRVFANLTSLQMLLLNGAGLKHVPNPLPMSINKLILLENRITRLNASSFSDVKNLTHLNLSKNCYYWNYCFMVFQIENGTFSTLTKLRHLSLSYNNLTYVPRGLPVSLITLDLASNSLRYIGKDDFSKLLNLKTLKIQGNCPRCQNAPFPCIPCPNGSIEIHEQAFDHLRKLKLLHLAGNSLEYIKKSWFKNIWKLQELYLSYNLLTKAIEDGGFLSNLPLLRKLDLSFNYNLKSYPDTVKLGSSFANLSSLHTLHIQGLVFKSINQYTLSPLYDLQNLSTLDLGINFIVHVNSSVFKLFQNLKLLYLSENRLYPITNSEYRKSGTDDHLAYNLPMLTSSKKEQSFEIQRKLVKMECYAAGRVLDLSRNNLFFISPQQFVGYETISCLNLSGNGFSAALNGTEFASLSYLKYLDLSFNKIDLAYDNAFKELNKLEVLDLSFNPHYFTVPGVTHNLQFLKNLPFLRVLNMSNNGIFTLTTKQMYSDSLNELQFQHNYLGKLWKEKDETYDKIFQNLKNLTHLDISYNNINKIPYRVYTYLPDTMKRLRLAHNDLTSFNWTLMRRFKHLEELILSSNYLLYISKNISVDIPSLHYLDLSHNKISQLSSGFLLGAVNLHWLDVSYNRLATINQSTFPSKAENHLRNLWLHGNPFRCTCDIMDFILWIYQSDMKIPKLATSVKCSRPDIKRGKGVIFFDIKECIDDHLAFLAYFCSTLLILVVTFVATVMHLFYWDVSYLFYYLKATFKGYQDLNSEDCMYDAFITYDTKDPQVSEWVLNHLRFQLEEQGEHLLPVCLEERDWMPGCPMLDSLNQSIRQSRKTVFVLTHSYVNSGSFKMSMYLAHQRLLDESKDVIVLLLLEPVLQNSHFLRLRRRLCSQSVLEWPRTPAAEPWFWQCLRNAIRIKNNVMYNKMYSKYFSIVERPGIK; encoded by the coding sequence ATGGTGGCATTCCTGATCAGTCCAGCTACATGCAGGGTAGGCTTAAAGTTCCTCCGGAGCCAACCATGTGATGTCCATGAGAACACGACTACAGGGACTCTTGTGTTTAACTGTCGAGGACGGGGATTAAAATATGTGCCCAATGTTTTAAGGAATGCCACCAGCCTTGATCTATCTGAAAACAATATTGGGAACCTTACAATGAAAGATCTGAAAGGTTTGCAAAAGCTGATCTACCTCAATCTAGGATGGATGAACCAAGATCACGGGGTGAACATCACCACAAGGGTTTTCGCAAATTTGACAAGCCTGCAGATGCTTTTGCTTAATGGAGCTGGTCTAAAACATGTGCCTAACCCCCTTCCAATGtccataaacaaactaattTTGTTAGAAAACAGGATTACCCGGTTAAATGCCAGCAGCTTCTCAGATGTAAAAAATCTGACTCATCTAAACTTGTCAAAAAACTGCTATTACTGGAACTACTGTTTTATGGTCTTCCAGATTGAAAATGGAACTTTTTCCACCCTGACCAAATTAAGACATTTGTCTTTGTCATATAATAATCTTACTTATGTTCCCAGAGGTCTGCCTGTCTCCTTAATAACCCTTGATCTCGCTTCCAATAGCTTAAGGTACATTGGAAAGGACGATTTCAGTAAGCTATTAAATCTTAAAACCCTTAAAATCCAGGGGAATTGTCCACGCTGCCAAAATGCCCCATTTCCCTGCATTCCATGTCCCAATGGTTCTATTGAAATTCATGAACAGGCTTTCGACCACCTTCGAAAGCTTAAATTACTGCACCTAGCAGGTAATTCTTTAGAGTACATAAAAAAATCTTGGTTTAAAAACATCTGGAAGCTGCAAGAGCTCTACCTGTCCTACAATTTGCTGACAAAGGCTATTGAGGATGGAGGGTTCTTGAGTAACCTTCCATTGCTGAGAAAACTTGACCTTTCATTTAATTACAACCTGAAATCTTACCCCGACACTGTGAAGCTAGGATCCAGTTTTGCAAACTTGTCCTCTCTTCATACGCTGCACATCCAAGGTTtggtttttaaatcaataaatcagtACACTCTTAGTCCTCTTTATGACTTGCAGAATCTGTCCACATTGGACTTAGGAATCAATTTTATTGTTCATGTCAATTCAAGTGTGTTTAAGCTATTTCAGAATTTGAAACTGCTGTATCTGTCCGAAAATCGTCTGTATCCAATCACCAACTCTGAATATAGAAAGTCGGGTACTGACGACCACCTGGCTTATAACCTGCCCATGCTGACCAGTTCAAAAAAGGAACAGTCTTTTGAGATCCAGAGAAAACTTGTTAAAATGGAGTGTTATGCTGCTGGCCGTGTGTTGGATCTGAGTCGAAACAATCTGTTCTTTATTTCCCCTCAACAATTTGTGGGTTATGAGACCATATCATGTCTTAACCTGTCTGGAAATGGCTTCTCTGCAGCGTTAAATGGAACAGAATTTGCATCTCTGTCTTACCTGAAATACTTGGACTTGTCCTTTAACAAGATTGATCTGGCCTACGATAATGCCTTCAAAGAGTTAAATAAACTTGAGGTGCTGGACTTGAGCTTCAACCCACATTATTTCACTGTGCCTGGCGTGACCCACAACTTGCAATTCTTAAAAAATTTACCCTTTCTTCGAGTGCTAAATATGAGTAATAATGGCATTTTTACTTTGACGACTAAGCAGATGTACAGTGACTCTCTCAATGAGCTCCAGTTTCAGCATAATTACCTGGGAAAactgtggaaagaaaaagatgaAACATACGATAAAATCTTCCAGAATTTAAAAAATCTGACACATCTGGACATATCCTACAACAACATCAACAAGATCCCCTACAGAGTCTACACTTACCTGCCAGACACAATGAAAAGATTGCGACTGGCCCACAACGACCTGACAAGTTTTAATTGGACTTTGATGAGGAGGTTCAAACATCTGGAAGAGCTCATTCTTAGCTCCAACTACTTGTTGTACATTAGTAAGAACATTAGTGTAGACATCCCTTCTTTGCATTACCTTGACCTGAGCCATAACAAAATCTCGCAGCTGTCTAGTGGGTTTCTTCTTGGTGCCGTCAACCTCCACTGGCTCGATGTGAGCTATAACAGACTCGCCACCATCAATCAGTCCACCTTCCCGTCTAAAGCTGAAAACCACCTGAGAAATTTGTGGCTCCATGGCAACCCTTTCCGCTGCACATGTGACATCATGGACTTTATTCTCTGGATCTATCAAAGTGACATGAAGATTCCCAAACTGGCCACTTCAGTAAAATGCAGTCGTCCTGATATAAAGAGGGGCAAAGGGGTGATATTCTTTGACATTAAAGAATGCATTGATGACCATTTAGCCTTTCTGGCCTACTTTTGCTCCACCTTGCTTATTTTGGTGGTTACATTTgtagcaactgtgatgcacctgTTTTACTGGGATGTTTCTTACCTGTTCTACTATTTGAAGGCCACATTTAAAGGCTACCAGGACCTAAACTCTGAAGATTGTATGTATGATGCCTTCATCACTTATGACACCAAGGACCCGCAGGTCTCTGAATGGGTCCTAAATCATCTCAGGTTTCAGCTAGAAGAACAAGGTGAACACTTACTTCCAGTCTGTTTGGAGGAGCGCGACTGGATGCCTGGATGTCCCATGCTGGACAGCCTGAACCAGAGCATTCGTCAGAGTCGTAAGACAGTCTTtgttctcactcattcctatgtAAACAGCGGCTCATTCAAGATGTCCATGTACTTGGCACACCAGCGGCTCCTTGATGAGAGCAAAGATGTGattgtgctgctgctgcttgagCCTGTACTGCAAAACTCACATTTCCTTCGTCTGCGGAGGAGACTATGTAGTCAGAGTGTCCTCGAGTGGCCTCGGACACCTGCTGCTGAGCCTTGGTTCTGGCAATGTCTGAGGAATGCAAT